DNA sequence from the Equus quagga isolate Etosha38 unplaced genomic scaffold, UCLA_HA_Equagga_1.0 209025_RagTag, whole genome shotgun sequence genome:
aaagacattgaaattaAGCACAGATTTGACTGAGGaaaggtaatatttttattgtcacatctttataacaatatattatcCTGCTTAACTTTACCATCAAAGTTTTGTTTGGGTTCTAGTAAGGATTGAGTGGAGAAGAAACACTTAATTAGgatgtctttatttccttatctatCATTCTAAAGTGTTTTCTAACTTTATGGTGTTTCAGGCATCTTATGGTTTTTCTTAGAATTTgacttatattttctttctaaaggcTTTGAATGCAGCTCAGATTTCCAAAAACTTAATCcatgaataatttaaattttaaataacttaaatttaAACTATTATTTAAGTAATTAATTTAAACCAACAATATCCAGCTTATAAATAGTTTAATCATTGTGAAAGataaaggagaaggaagtgggaaaaagagaggagagccAAAGTTGAGACAAAGGAGAGGGAGCGAGACAGTAGAGCTCTTGTAACCACAGGCTCCGGGTAGGAGGCAGGTCTGTGTAACTCAGCTTTTAGATCCATAACTATGTGTTGGGCTAAAAAACAGCATGTACTTTAAAGAGTTTTTAGGATGACTAAATAACGTTGCTAAAGTTGTTTAGCATGATGCTCACCATGTAGTAAGTACTCAAATtcttgtcctttttatttctttcagaaaggcagaaaaagaaaaggctggcAGAAGGTTTCCGGAATTGCTCACTAGGCTGCAATATTTACGTCAACCTCTAAAACTTCATCAATGCCACCCTCTTTACCTCCTTACTCtcctttattcaacatagtgATATGACCACAGCAACAgcaccaaaaaagataaagactAAGGGTGGGCCATCAATCTCTGTTGAAAAGCACTACATCTGAGGACTATAGAAATGGCCCCTACATGGATCTCATTACTAAGTATACTGTtacatattctttgaaaatgttcctaaCAAGCAGGGTCAAATGTTTACAGTCTCTTCACTGTTACTTTAAAACAAACTATGGCAAAATATTTAAGGCAATATtgcaagggtttttatttcaaagtaagaGTTATTTGCTTAAAAACATATTTACCTCTTTCCTTAGCATTTCTACTTCTGAGGGTAAAGATTTCAACTCTGAGAGCAAATTAACTTCTTTATGCaaagcttcattttcttcaacttctttATTCAGTTCTTTCTGGAGATCAGTAATCTTTCTTCCTGATTCCCAATTACAGAGCAAATCTAGGATATTTTTGGTAAATTAAACAGTTTGCAGTTATTGGGACAATTTAAATTACATACAAACTTAGATTACTTAATcagattatataaaatttattaaagaaagaacCAGTGTTGGTCAACAGGTAATCCAATTGTTAAAAGTTCTTGAATCGCCTTTTTCAAGATCAGGTccaattcatttgaaaaataattcttaaaccTTTATAATTTGAAGTCCATGGAAACACTTATCAATACTGACACCAAATGATATTGAAATTTAATATTAGGCTACTTACAAACATCAGAGAACAATGGACTTTTAATCATTGGAATGGAGGTGCAAAATCCTTTAGGCAGTtggaggcaaagaagaaaatgcaagttGATCTGGAGAAAGAATTACAATCTTCTTTTAATGAAATAGCAAAACTCACCTGCCTTATAGATGGAAAAGTTCCAAaaggtattttataatttcagacTTACCTCTTTGCAAATCCAACTGCCTATGATATAACTGAATATCATTTTCCATTTGCTTGCATGCACTTGCAAGTTCTTTCTATGAGAGAAACAATacaaattcacaaaaatgtagTGATCATTACAACTGCTTtattataaatgtaacaaaaatcacttaccattttctctttcagctCCAGATTTTCACTCCTGAGACAGGCTGCTTCTCTCTTGGCATCGAGGGCTACAGCCTCAGCATCGAACAGAGTCTGTTTCATCTGTTTGAGGTCTTGAATGTTTTCCTATACACACAACAAAAAGGATTTCCTGAAAGCTAACTTTCTTAGAGTTGGAAAAGACTTtagagaacacacacacagatgtcaTTCCTAACAAAtcaaaaatggtgaaaatatgTTAATCACCAAATTTTTTTTAGgatagatgaaaagaaatgacattttcgaaaataaaaatatttttaaaaattctggttatctttttccaaattataaaagCACTATATAGAAGTACTGTAATTTAAGAAATctgttattgtttaaaaaatattaacacaatTGTTGCTCAGCTAGCCTGTTAAAGTTTCCTACGTATTTTTCAATTATTCTCTCCAAAACATGACAGGTGAGCaattaatagttaaaattaagaatattaaatcacaaactgaaaaaaaaaaagacaaacaatccaaaagaaaaagagagaaaagatacgAACAGGCaactcacagaagagaaaatataactgataaatacataaaaagatccactgtgtcatttttaaagagaagtagCATTTTAACATGACTTTAGCTGACATGAATTCAACCATATGTCCTTGGGAAAACAttaatgcatgaatgaatgaatgaatgaataaagagaaagaaataaagaacaacttttaaaaagtgggcaaTTCTGCTTGCCACTCTGTCAGTAGACACTCGAAGATTATATGAAAGTACCTTTCTTTCCAGGGCCTCCAAACAGTAAcaacacttttaaaaagaatcatttgtGATTAATAGAAGGTAACAAAAAGTACTCTGACaagttcaaatgaaaacaaaagaacaacagaaactaagattaaaaaaattctagctagtggacagccccgtggccaagtggttaagttcacgagctccacttcagtggcccggggttttgctggttcggaccctgggtgcggacatggcatcactcatcaggccatgctgaggcagcatcacacatgccacagacagaaggacccacaactagaacatacaactatgtactggggggctttggggagaagaagaagaaaaaaaaatgatgacgacgattggcaacagatgtgagctcaagtgccaatctttataaaaagaaaaaaattctagctAGAAActgttgccttttaaaaaaggGTGTTAAAAACTAGAATCAAACAGATACTTTCTTGAAGTAATCAGGTGgattgaaagcaaataaaaaaatttaacaatttcaCCATGAGATTCAAATGTTACTTAATGCCAAGATCTGATATCTTGGCTGAGATCAACTACATACTTCTTCATGCATTTGtataaaacaattgaaaaaaattaaaatgttttttgaattacTGGTTTTTAATGGAAGCTCACTCCTAACTTACTTACATTCACTCAAAGAATGATGTCCTCAACTCTCTGAGCGAttctttatctgtagaatggCAATGATACCAACAGTCCCTTTCCCATAGGGTTACTgataggattaaataaaatactaaatgtaAAACAACTACAACAACGctcggcacacagtaggctcaACGTAAGCATTTgctatgatgatggtgatggtacACTATAAATGCCAACATGATTACACAACAAAATAAACCTGATTTTTACCGATGAGTATGACAAGTCCAtgttcacattttctgatttttgagtGTCTATGTATTTCTGTAGCTTTTTAATCTGGTCTTCCTTTTCTCTAAGCAGCTCTACTTTTGAACTTAGTTCATTCTAAAAGAATCAAAGGAGAGTGAAACACAATTTAATTGGATCTAAATTCTAAGGGATtaaaaagaatttacatttaatagtttagacagtaaaatttaaaaggtgatacttaaaaaatataattccttctcttttctgaaatcaTGTTCAATTACATATGATGTATATTTTATAGCTCTAGTCCCTTATCAACAGAAATATCAACATAAAAGCTCACCTCAAGATCTTGATTATACACTTCTGCATGCTTAACTAAATTCTTTAAGTTGGAAATTTCATGAATTAGTTGCATCTGTAAGAGCATGTGAACAGGCAACAGAGCAAACCAATAGTTaaacagagcaaaaaaaaaaaaaaagacagcattcATTCACTGCTTCAGAATCACCTAACACAGTAAGAAGGGCTGAGAGATAACTGTTCAAGCTACTGCAGCAGAGCacctcattatttaaaaatacaaaaactctcCCAAAAGACCAAACCCAACTAACCAAACGAAAAATcccaaaaccccacaaaacaaagaagaaaacctcAGCATAACCCAAATAACAGTTACATCATCTGTTAATAAagttacaataacatcaaaagtACATTAGTAGGCATCACTTGGAGGAGATGAACTgtaatcaaacttttaaaaaacattctctgaatagatttttgttttgggtaAGTTAAATGCATAAATGCATTTACCCCGTAAGATTTTTT
Encoded proteins:
- the LOC124233679 gene encoding centromere-associated protein E-like; this encodes MLLQMQLIHEISNLKNLVKHAEVYNQDLENELSSKVELLREKEDQIKKLQKYIDTQKSENVNMDLSYSSENIQDLKQMKQTLFDAEAVALDAKREAACLRSENLELKEKMKELASACKQMENDIQLYHRQLDLQRDQLAFSSLPPTA